The following DNA comes from Nicotiana sylvestris chromosome 10, ASM39365v2, whole genome shotgun sequence.
CAAGACCCCGATGGATGAAATGGAAATGGTTAGTGTTTTTCTACAAGCCCAAGAGGTTGGCTACTTTCAGAATATAATGTTTGCAATGGGGAAACCGTTTGCTGAGGCCATCAAAATTGGTGAGATGGTCGACAATAGTGTGAAAATAGGGCGCATATTGAGCCAATCTTCCATAAGAGCTACATCCCAGAGGTGGCGATGGCATCTTCAAGTCTGAGAACCCCCCGTCCACCTAGAGGTTACTTCCCTccaagaaccccacaacattattATCCTCATCAGGATGTGGCCTATGCTATGGCTCCTCAGCCGTACGCTGTAATGAACGCCCAGTCATATGCTCGGCCACAACAATAGTTTAACTAAAACCgagctccatttcctagaaataaccctcctcaccaagctcagtaAATCaccgacctccacaaaataacttCCCCTACAATGTCCGTGCTTGGGAGCCACCCAGAAGAACAAACTTTAtgcctattggtgaatcatactctagcCTTTTCCCTAAACTGGTCCAAATAGGTTTGTTGCAACCCATACCCCAAACCAGGAAAACCCAGAGTCGCCCTCCTACCGACCCAGTGCTAGATGTGCTTACCATTCGGGAGCAGAAAGGCATGACAATAAAGACTATTGGACTCTCAAAAAGGAAATTGAAAACTTAATAGAACAAAAGAGAGTAGTGCTGAAAGatgaagaggtccccaaattGACCAACAACCCATAAtcggcccacaacaacgggccagtTATTGGGATAATttgtgaagataaagagtttgacccagccctgaaagccatcattgccatAGCCGATGTGGAAAAGAAGCCAAAGGCTGCCGGAAAGCAAGATAAGGGGGGAGAAGAAGAGTAGCTCCGCTCCTCGAAGTGAAGAAAAGATTGTGTAAAACAAAACAGGGGCAGTACCCCCTAAAAACACCATTCTTTATGTTCCCCAAGCTCACAGGAAAGAACAGTTGGCATTGAGTCCTCCTAAGAGGTTCGATCTGAATAAGGGACCTAAGATGTATGTACCCAAAGGGACTTATGTGGCACGGGGACCAGTGAATCCACCTAGTCTGAATGAGCCTGTGGTCATTAGTCGCGCACAACAAAGGCCCATGAAAGACCCCACTACAGCCCCCTGGAACTACAATAGAGAAATTGTGACGTACAAGGGGAAAGAAATCAGAGGGGAAGTAAATGAAACCAACCCATATGGGAAATACCTCAATCTGGAGGAAGTGAACAATGCCAAGCAGAAGCGCTTCCCGCTCAAAAAGCCAGTTAGTGccgaagaagcagaggagttcttcCGAAAAATAAAAACTGCTGACTACAagataattgaccaactctgGAAGTCTACTGCTCAGGTCTTCCTTTTGTCTCTACTGATAAGCTCAACTaagcatcagaaagtgttgataaGGACCCTCAACGAAGCTTATGTTCCAATTGAAACCATTGTCGAACAATTGGAAAGGAtcacagaaagattcttcgcagtCAATCAGATTTTGCTTTAGCAAGAATGACTTGCCTCCAGAAGTGGACGCTCACAACAAAGCCCTCCATTTGACAGTTAAATGTGAGGGGTACTATGTAAAAAGAGTCATGGTGGATGGCGGATGGTGGATCAGGGGTCGACATATGCCTTCTCTCAACTTTACAAAGAATGGAGATTGGGACTGAGAGAATCAGGCCTAACAATGTCAGTGTACATGCCTTTAacggtatcaagagagacaccataggCGAGATTGATTTGATCTTGACTATCGGTCCTGTGGATTTCGAGGTGACATTTCAGATTCTAGACATGGACACTTCTTAtaatttccttttgggaaggcCTTGGATTTACGCGGCAGGGGCCGTACCttccactctccaccagatggtgaaatttcaATATGAAGATCAGGAAATTGTGGttcatggagaagacgagcagtcaatttaccgggacccatcagtcccatgtctcAAAGCCAGGGAAGGTAGCGAGCATATAGTTTATCAAGCCTTCGAGGTGGTGGTCGCAGATCAATGAGATGAGGGAAGCCCATATCCTCAGCCCTTTCTGTCAAATGCGTCCATCATGGTCACTACTAAAATAATCAAGCATGGTTATAAGCCTGGGTAGGGactcggggcatcattgcaaggtataACAGAACCTATCACTTTACCGACCAGCGAGAAGTTCTTCGGTATGGGTTTTCACGCCACAGAAGCTTATGTGACATGGAAAATGAACgaaagagcaatggttgggttttACCTCAGCCGGTTCCATATCTCTGCAAAACATTCGTCAGGCCTAAGTACAacgaagaggaagaagataagGCCTTCACGACCGAGGAAATTGAGGACATATGTGGAGCCATGAGGCAGATATTGTATGAAACtaacatggtccagccaggagaaggctcgagcaccgctgaggtcTGTATATGGTGCTTAATGCCAAgttgcaaaactggaaggctactccattACCAGTCAGGTGAGAACCCGGTAGTttagtcttgccaccttttctatatcacgagttattccagggtgtaactcggatgtttcttttagtttactgtctttaaattccaatgtaaaccctatTATATTCAAagttcaatgaaatgaaatcaatatttcatcgttcatgaatctctctttcttcttttagattttttactttttcttattttttcttttagttctaataatgcggctttaataacatgacatgcctGCAGACTTCATGCCCAAATCCAAACACGTTGTTTAAttatgaaataatgaatcaagaaccggaatatgatgaagaagaagcttttagggaaataaatcgagaattggaacaatttgagaataagcctaagccaaatCTAAACGAAACCAAGCCAGTAAATTTGGGTAATTCAGAAGAGGTCCAATAAACTATGATAAGCCTTCACACAGATGAAATAAATAGGGATGCACTGATCAAActcttgtttgaattcaaagttgtgttttcttggtcatacgatgatatgccaggattaagtgttgatctagtggtCCACAAGTTGCCGACTTTCCCCGATTACCCCCTGCCCAGCAAAAACaaaggaagttcaaaactgatatcagtgacaagatcaaagaagaggtcacaaaacagttgaaGGCGGGGGTGATCTGAGTGGTCCGATATACCACATGGCTGGCTAATGTGgtcccagtgccaaagaaagatgggaaaacccgagtgtgcgttgactatcgggatctgaacaaagcaagtcctaaggacaactttcctctgccaaacatccatatcctcattgacaactgtgccaaacatgagatgtagtctttcgtggattgttatgctggatatcatcaggtcttgatggatgaataagatgcggaaaagacagcctccACCAAACCCTAGTGCACctattgttacagggtcatgctttttggtttgaagaacaccggggcaatgtacatgagagctatgaccaccatctttcatgacatgatgcaccaagaaatcgaggtgtatgtggattaTGTGATCATTAATTCCAAGACACAAGATGACCATGTTCgggacctaagaaagttctttgagcatCTGCGCAaatatgacttgaagctaaatccaacgaagtgtgcatttggagttctaTCGGGCAAACTCTAGAGAtatatagtcagtcggaggggcatcgagctagatccaacaaagataaagtctattcgggatttgcctcctccgagaaccaagaaagaggttatgagcttgctgggaagattgaattacatcagccagttcattgctcagttgacatccacatgtgaacccatattcaagctgttgaagaaagatgcatCAATTAAATTGACGGATGAGTGTTAGGAAGCCTTcgataaaatcaaagaatatttgtcaaatccgccagtcttggtcccacccgaaccggggaggcctttgtttttgtacctgatagtcttggagaattccttcggCTATGTCCTCGGGTAACACGATGTGACCAAGAAGAAAGAGCAGGCAAtatactatctgagcaagaagtttactAGCTACGAAGCCAAATACACCCTGTTGGAAAGGActtgctgcgccctaacttgggtcgctcagaagcttaggcattacttgttggccaatactacttacctcatcaccaggctggaccctttgaagtacatattccagaagccgaTGCCCATaaggaggttagcaaaatggcagatactgctcactgaatttgatatagtctatgtcacccgcacggtaCTGAAAGCCCAGGCTTCAACAGATCACCTAGCTGAAAACCCcgttgatgatgaatatcagcctttgagtacttacttcCCGGATGAGGAGGTGAATTCAGTTGAGGTAATTTCAGAAGATGCCAatacttggaaaatgttctttgatggagcggtgAACGCAGaaggtgtcgggattggggcaattttaatctcacccactggtcaacacTATCGAGCCATAGCTCGGCTTCAGTTTTTATGCACAAACAACACTactgagtatgaagcatgcattatgggtatgaatatggcaatcgaccaagatgtggaagaattgataatcatgggagatt
Coding sequences within:
- the LOC138879269 gene encoding uncharacterized protein, which produces MADGGSGVDICLLSTLQRMEIGTERIRPNNVSVHAFNGIKRDTIGEIDLILTIGPVDFEVTFQILDMDTSYNFLLGRPWIYAAGAVPSTLHQMVKFQYEDQEIVVHGEDEQSIYRDPSVPCLKAREGSEHIVYQAFEVVVADQ